A single window of Archangium lipolyticum DNA harbors:
- the sctR gene encoding type III secretion system export apparatus subunit SctR, whose product MRLTPSVRLPALRIAPWLFAVAFALNPFIAFAAKRGGGSGNEAVAVESVSPDSFASRPLVLMLALAALSLVPFVLMMVTSFVKISVVLSIVRSALGTQQIPPTQVITGLAIILTVYIMAPVGQAMYRASEVDILSKGPSLLSSETVGNLMEAAKKSREPLREFLIKKITNKDRALFFNLAKKMRATEEDRQDITDRDFMIVVPAFVVSELKEAFQIGFLLFVPFIVIDMVVANILLALGMHMLSPTTISMPFKLLLFVLVDGWYLIAKGLVVGYL is encoded by the coding sequence GTGAGACTCACTCCATCCGTTCGCCTCCCCGCCCTCCGCATCGCGCCGTGGCTCTTCGCCGTGGCGTTCGCGCTGAATCCGTTCATCGCCTTCGCCGCCAAGCGGGGCGGTGGTTCCGGCAACGAGGCCGTGGCCGTCGAGTCGGTGAGCCCCGACTCCTTCGCCTCGCGGCCGCTGGTGCTGATGCTGGCGCTGGCCGCGCTGTCGCTCGTCCCCTTCGTGCTGATGATGGTGACGAGCTTCGTGAAGATCTCCGTGGTGCTCTCCATCGTGCGCTCGGCACTGGGCACCCAGCAGATTCCTCCCACCCAGGTCATCACCGGCCTGGCCATCATCCTCACGGTCTACATCATGGCCCCGGTGGGACAGGCCATGTACCGGGCTTCCGAGGTGGACATCCTGTCCAAGGGGCCCAGCCTGCTGTCCTCGGAGACGGTGGGCAACCTGATGGAGGCGGCCAAGAAGTCCCGTGAGCCGCTGCGCGAGTTCCTCATCAAGAAGATCACCAACAAGGACCGCGCGCTCTTCTTCAACCTGGCCAAGAAGATGCGGGCCACGGAGGAGGATCGGCAGGACATCACCGACCGGGACTTCATGATCGTCGTCCCGGCCTTCGTGGTGTCCGAGCTGAAGGAGGCCTTCCAGATCGGCTTCCTGCTCTTCGTGCCCTTCATCGTCATCGACATGGTGGTGGCCAACATCCTGCTGGCGCTGGGCATGCACATGCTCTCGCCCACCACCATCTCCATGCCCTTCAAGCTGCTCCTCTTCGTCCTCGTCGACGGCTGGTACCTCATCGCCAAGGGCCTGGTCGTCGGCTACCTGTGA
- a CDS encoding flagellar biosynthetic protein FliR, whose translation MNVSEVIAKLTEQANLSLVIFTVGLLLCRIMPVLVLSPFLGGEVVPTEIKMGVGVTLSVVLFPAVSARMGAIPTSALPFIGLMLKEIFIGVSLAMIVNMVFEAARVAGNIVDTMSGSNNAQLYVPQLGQQVSIFSSLKVQLAVVLFLTLNGHHLVIEALAESFAIVPLDRFPRFSQGMWPFMDLMIRSFADLLKISIALSAPAMLAAFLTDLALGAINRVAPQIQVFFISMAIKPLVGVVIVFMSLGLIMGRMQTDFADMLAMLRDAVRLLG comes from the coding sequence ATGAACGTCTCCGAGGTCATCGCGAAGCTGACCGAGCAGGCCAACCTCTCGCTCGTCATCTTCACCGTGGGTCTGCTCCTGTGCCGGATCATGCCGGTGCTGGTGCTCTCGCCGTTCCTGGGCGGCGAGGTGGTGCCCACGGAGATCAAGATGGGCGTGGGCGTCACGCTCTCCGTGGTGCTCTTCCCCGCGGTGAGCGCGCGCATGGGGGCCATCCCCACCAGCGCGCTGCCCTTCATCGGGCTGATGCTCAAGGAGATCTTCATCGGGGTGTCGCTGGCGATGATCGTCAACATGGTCTTCGAGGCGGCACGCGTGGCCGGCAACATCGTGGACACCATGTCCGGCAGCAACAACGCGCAGCTGTACGTGCCGCAGCTCGGGCAGCAGGTGTCCATCTTCTCCAGCCTCAAGGTGCAGCTCGCGGTGGTGCTCTTCCTCACCCTCAACGGCCATCACCTGGTCATCGAGGCGCTCGCCGAGAGCTTCGCCATCGTGCCCCTGGATCGCTTCCCGCGCTTCAGTCAGGGCATGTGGCCGTTCATGGATCTGATGATCCGCTCCTTCGCGGACCTGTTGAAGATCTCCATCGCCCTCTCCGCGCCGGCCATGCTGGCCGCCTTCCTGACGGACCTGGCGCTGGGCGCCATCAACCGCGTGGCGCCGCAGATCCAGGTGTTCTTCATCTCCATGGCCATCAAGCCGCTGGTGGGTGTGGTCATCGTCTTCATGTCCCTCGGCCTCATCATGGGGCGGATGCAGACCGACTTCGCGGACATGCTGGCCATGTTGCGCGATGCGGTGCGCCTGCTCGGCTGA
- the fliQ gene encoding flagellar biosynthesis protein FliQ has translation MNQLNSILQQALYLVLVVSAPPVLMGLMIGMVIAIFQATTQIQEQTLSFAPKVVAVFGVLALTGPWIGSQLVRFTFHVFDQFPALIAR, from the coding sequence ATGAACCAGCTCAACTCCATCCTGCAGCAGGCGCTCTATCTGGTGCTCGTGGTGTCGGCGCCGCCGGTGCTCATGGGCCTGATGATCGGCATGGTCATCGCCATCTTCCAGGCGACCACGCAGATCCAGGAGCAGACGCTCTCCTTCGCGCCCAAGGTGGTCGCGGTGTTCGGCGTGCTGGCGTTGACCGGTCCATGGATCGGCAGCCAGCTGGTGCGCTTCACCTTCCACGTCTTCGATCAGTTCCCGGCCCTCATCGCCAGATGA